Genomic DNA from Halobaculum sp. MBLA0147:
CCACGTCGTACCCCGCACTCTGCATCGTGAGTGCCAGCGGGAGGCCCACATACCCTAACCCGACGATGCCGACACGCGTTTGCTGCTCCATGCCGCAGTCGAATGGTCCACGAGAATTTAGTGTATTGTTTTTCTAACTCGCCCACGACTGTCGGCACCGGCAGTTCGAATCAGCCGGTAGCCTACTGGATGTTGACTGGCGTGGTGGCTCTGCCGAGCACTGGGGAACCGTGTCCGACGGACGGGGCGGCGCTGCGACACCGGTCGAGTCTGTCTCGGTGTTCCGACAGACCTCGACTCCGGACGAATCTCCCGGCAACAGAGTTCGTAAGAGTAAAGTATTCCAGTACGACACCCAGTATTACACGTGCTGTTGTCGGCACGGAGAGTCTCTAGTCGAACCAGTTCGCCTCTTGAGCACACACGACTCTGGTGTGTGTTCTGGGGTACCCGGCAGTGGGAGACGAACGTGGCTCCCGTCCGCCCGAGGCTAACCGGTCGTCGTCCGGTGAAAATCACACGTACCTAGATACATATGAACGATGACGTCACTCGTCGAGACAAGATGTCGGCTCTCTGGCGAGCCGTACAGTACCAGCCTAAGGTCGTCGCCGGGACTATCGCTGCAAGTGTTGTCGCGGCGTTACTAGAGGGTATCGGTATCGGGTTCATTTTCCCGATCGTCGAACTGGCGAGGGGTTCGAAAGATCTGTCACAGACGACAGGAGTCCTCGGTGTCTTCGCAGACGTTTACACGGCACTCGGTGTACCGCTCACCCTCGGGTATCTGGTCGCCGGTGTCGCCCTGATCCTCACCGTGCGATACTTAATGAGCTTCCTCGTCCGGTGGCTTCGGGGTGCGATACAGGTTTACTACCACCGCCACCTCCAACGACGCGCGTTCGAAGGGTCACTGTCGGCTCAGGTCGGATACTTCGACAGGCGTGGCTCCGATGACGTTCTCAACATGATCGTCACGGAGGCGCACCATGCCAGTCGCGCGCTTCGTCGTATCGTCCGGTTCGTCGAACAGGGGTTCCTCACGACGATGTACTTCGCCGTCGCCCTCTACATGGCTCCGGTGTTGACGCTCGGTGCCGGCGGCGTCTTCGCCGTGATAACGCTCGTGTTTCGGAATCTCGTTGCCGACGGGTATGAGATTGGCGATCAGGTCGCCGAGACCAACGAGCAGATACAGACGAACGCTCAGGCAGGCGTACAGGGAATCCGTGACGTGAAGCTGTTCGGGATGGAGAGCGAGATAGCCGACAGGTTCAACGACGCCCTGGACAGGTTCGCCGCCGGAATGACGAAGCACTTCAGGAACCAAGCCGCGATACAGAACTTCTATCAGTTCTTGACGGCCATCTCCGTGTTCGTACTGATCTACGTCGCCCTGACCTTCTTCGATCTCTCTCTCGGCGCGCTCGGCGTGTTCCTGTTCGCGATCTTCCGGTTGGGTCCACGACTGAGCTCGATGAACAGCCTGCTGTACCAGATCAACGGGGATCTGCCACACCTCGTCCGAACACAACGTTCGACCGATACACTCGAAGAGCGTGCGGAACCACAGACCGGGGAAGAGCCCGTCCCGGACGACATCGAACGTGTGGAGTTCGAGGACATCTCGTTTGCGTACCGCGAAGAGAACGTCCTCGACGGAGTCTCCTTCAGTTTCGAACGAGGCGACTTCGTCGCGTTCGTCGGCACGTCTGGTGCCGGGAAGTCGACACTCGTGTCGTTGCTCGCAAGGCTGTACGCTCCCGACACCGGAACGATTCGGGCGAACGGGACGCCGATCGAGCAGTTCGACATCGCAGAGTGGCGGTCGAACATCGCAGTCGTCAGACAGGACCCGTACATCTTCAACGACACTCTCGAACGTAACATCACGATCGGCGACCGTGACGCGACGCGGGAGGAGGTCGAACGGGTCTGTGAGATTGCACGGGTGACACAGTTCCTCGAC
This window encodes:
- a CDS encoding ABC transporter ATP-binding protein gives rise to the protein MSALWRAVQYQPKVVAGTIAASVVAALLEGIGIGFIFPIVELARGSKDLSQTTGVLGVFADVYTALGVPLTLGYLVAGVALILTVRYLMSFLVRWLRGAIQVYYHRHLQRRAFEGSLSAQVGYFDRRGSDDVLNMIVTEAHHASRALRRIVRFVEQGFLTTMYFAVALYMAPVLTLGAGGVFAVITLVFRNLVADGYEIGDQVAETNEQIQTNAQAGVQGIRDVKLFGMESEIADRFNDALDRFAAGMTKHFRNQAAIQNFYQFLTAISVFVLIYVALTFFDLSLGALGVFLFAIFRLGPRLSSMNSLLYQINGDLPHLVRTQRSTDTLEERAEPQTGEEPVPDDIERVEFEDISFAYREENVLDGVSFSFERGDFVAFVGTSGAGKSTLVSLLARLYAPDTGTIRANGTPIEQFDIAEWRSNIAVVRQDPYIFNDTLERNITIGDRDATREEVERVCEIARVTQFLDDLQNGYETNLGDDGVRLSGGQRQRVALARALLKDTDLIVLDEATSDLDTGIEQEVQSAIESMDRDAAILTIAHRLSTVRNADCIYTMEDGQITESGPHETLMSRDGPYAELYTTQH